From the genome of Trueperaceae bacterium, one region includes:
- a CDS encoding excisionase family DNA-binding protein has product MPTFAGNGLHPAAPPKFYSPKEFYLKHDRRIGRDTIYRLLAEGRIRSVRPGKRKILIPASELHDWPARELRGEN; this is encoded by the coding sequence ATGCCAACTTTCGCAGGCAACGGGCTGCATCCAGCGGCCCCACCCAAGTTCTACTCTCCCAAGGAGTTCTACCTGAAGCACGACCGCCGCATCGGACGCGACACCATCTACCGCCTCCTAGCCGAAGGCCGCATCCGATCCGTCCGGCCCGGCAAACGCAAGATCCTCATACCCGCCAGCGAACTACACGACTGGCCAGCACGAGAACTCCGAGGCGAGAACTGA